AGTACGACCCCACCCATAGCAATGTATTCTCGTAGAGCTAATTGTGTAGCATCATTGATAGTTAAGACTTGAGCATGGGTTAGACAAATGAGATGGTAGGAACTGAGATAACTGAGTGTCAGTTCGGCATTAAGATCCAGCATTCCAATTGGTTCAATCAGACTAAGGCTAGGTGCAAGACTGGATAACGATTGTCCGAGAAAATGAAGATTTTCTTGGATTGGGCCTTGTTGATTGTCGCTAAAAGTTGCTACCCGAACCAAATTTTGAGGACGAATTTGCGCTTGTAAACGGTAGCGCATATCTAATTGCGATACTTGGGGAGAAAATATATCTGTTGGTTTCTGGATTTCCAACTTCCCTTCAGCGATCGCAATCCGACAGATTTCTATATCCGTTTCAAGGGGCAAATCCGTCTTCTCATTGACTCGAAAGGTTTCCACCAATACCTCATTGCCATTGACTCGCTTGAGTTTAGCGGGATCGACATAGCTGAGAACTAGGTAAACGATCGCTATCTCAGCATCGTAAGCCGTCGTGGAAATCCGAAAATCGAGGGGCGTTGGTACAACAATAAAATTACCTTGCAGATCGATCGCCAGCCCTGGTTGAATTTGTACCCAACGCCCATCCCGAAATTTGGCGGGTAAATCCTCAGGCGCAGCGATCGGGGCAACTCCTAAACCACAAATTATCCCTGGTAAAAATAGAGACTGATACTGCACATTTTGGCGATGCTGATGATATTCGTGAGCGAGTCGCCATCGTTCACTATTGATCATCAATCCATCTGATACCTGTAACCTTTCAAAGGATTTAATTATGGGATAGGGAAAGTCATTCATAGGTTCTTAGTGATTTTTTCTCAATTATTTTTATCAGTACATTTTTAGGATTTAAAGATATCGGCGCTTCGTGACGACATCTTTAAATAACTTCTAGATCGTAGGTACAAAAAACAGGCTTTTCTCGTTCGATAATTCGATGGATAAGCGGCAGGTCAAGACTATTTTGTAAATCGTTACGAATTCGCACCACAAAATGAAAGGGTCTACCACCACCTGTGGAGGCGCTTTGTCCGAGGATTGCTTCACTAAGCACAAAACCCCGTCCTGTGATTTCAAAAATACTAATGTGTTTTTCTGCTTCAGGTAAATGTTCGTCGAGGGGTAATCCTGTAAACAAATGGATATAAAAGCGTAGCCCCCGACGAGTTCCCCGCCAGCGATAAATCTGCATGGCTTGCTTAATTAAGTAACGTTGCCGCTCAACATCAAGATTCGGTGATGTTTCCCAGCCCACCCAATGGGCGAGAAATGGCAACATAGTTTGAGGAGCTAACATCGGGTCGAGATAAGCCCAGAGTGTATCTAAGATCTGCACATCAGGTTCTAGAGCTTCTTCAAAGATCTTCAGCAAACGTCCTACAAAGTCTACTTCACGGTAAGTATCAGGTAAGAAGTCCAGATATAAACTAGGCGGACGCACATACAGCCGAAATGGCTCAACATCGAATAATTCTAGTCTAGGAGAGAATCCTGCTTCTGAATTGGAACTCGCATAACCTCCATAAACTTGTAACTGCCCATGATAATTAATCGTGAGCGGCTGTCCTTGCACGATCGCCTCTTGTTTCTCAAAAAAGTCCGCAGGAACTTGGAAATAAAGTACAGCTTCCATCTCTGCATAGGGTGGTAACTCATTCCCTTCCATCCCAATTTGCAGCCAATCCGTTGGAAAGTCCCCTTCGACACGTAAGTTGGTTAGAAGCGATCGATTACTAGAATTCTTGAGCTTGACTACAATTTCGCTCGGTTCATGGGGATTAACCAGTAGCTTGCATTTAGTAGGCGATCGCGCACTATCACTATTAGCTCGTAACAGATTGTCCTGCGGATTTCCCAAATTATCAGCACTGGCTAAAGTCTCTTCGTTGGCATCAGGAGACTTCATCGAAATTAGGCGAATGCTTAGTGCTTGGAGCTTACTTTTTTGAGTCATAGGAGGTGGTATTTAGATGCTGTCATGCGGGCTTAACTGACAATATTAATCACATGGCTAGAGCGTAATCTAGGACTGCGCCAAGAGCAGATCAATCCAACTGAACCGGGGTCAATCATTGGTTGTGGCGCAAGTCTTCTCATCCATTCGCCGTTTTCATAGCGCAACTCAAATAGTTGTACTGTACCTAAAAAGCGCACACCTTGAAAGTTTTGTAACAGTTTGACAATATCAGACGGATAAACAGGACGACCAAACTCCCAACCTTGTCCGCTAACTCCACCCGTAATCGGATTAAGAAACCGATAGAGCATCACCTTAAGTTGTCGCACAATATCTTGCTGCACCTGTGGATTGCTGTAGGAAGATTCTAGGGCTATCTCAGTCTGTACACAGACCCCCACATATTCGGGTTGGTCTAGTTGAATTTGGATGCCTAGCATCTTCCGTTCATCAAGATAGCCTAAGACTCGGTCAATGAGGGGCTTGGTTAAAATGAACTGATCAGGAGCAATTCCTTGACCTTGCTCAATGCTTTCGGTGCGGACTCTAGGGACAACTAGTAACTTCACAGTTCCCGCCTCTTGTTTCCTCCGAGTGGGCGCACACATGACGCGAGCTACAGCACCATCCCCCGCAATCAGAGTCAAATATTCAAAATCAGTTTGGGTAATGGCGCGATCGCGAGTTCGGAGCATCTTAGGAACGCGCACCGCCACATCATCAAGGGATTCTGCATCAACACCATTGCTCGCCGAAATGTGATTGGTTAAACTGGCTACATAGGGAATAGCATTTTTGGCTATTCGCAAACTGCCGCGCTGCACATTACCGCGAAAGCCTCCACCTGTGCGATATTTCACCATTTGAATGATTGAGCCTTTGGGGGGAACTGCGCCATATTGAGTACCAGTTGACTTCGTATTCATGGCGATCGCTTTGGTCTGATCCGCCACCACTCTTTGCATCGGTTCCCCTTGAATCCGTAGACGTTGCAATGTATGCTGACTCTGATAATTGGGCGTTTGTACAAAGGGACCAAATTGAACTTGCCCTGAAGTAGAATCGATAATATAGTGCAGATCACTTTCCGTAGACTCAGAAAAGTCGGTAACCTCATGCCATATTTGTGGCAGTCCAATGGGGGGCGTAATTAGGAGATATTCATCAGCTTGACGAGGCAATACTGGTTGGTGCATTAGTTGAAATACTTGTCCTGATTTGCCATTGCTCTCCCCCAAAATCTCGTTTACTAAGGCATGACATTGAGTTGCCTTAATCGTTCCACCGATCGCTCTCGCACCCATACCAATAATATGTGGCGATCGGTTATAGGCTGACTGATTAGCGGTTGGTTCGACGTAGCTACAGCGTAGCCACCGTCCTCGATAAGTTGAAAACTGTGTTACATCCCATGTAAGTGGTAAATGAAAGATTACTTCTGCACCCTGCAAAGGATTTGTCCCTTCATTGGCTAATTCGCTAAAACTAAATCCTTTCGTGCGATCGTCACTCTCTTTTTGGAGTACAGGTTGCCATGCATTACCATTCCATGCTTCCCAAAATCGAGGTGGATTATTAGGGTTAATCCCTGTCGTTGTTGCTGATTCTCCCTTCAAGTTGAGAGCTATTACATTGCCATTGATCGGTTGCTCTCCATCAAACACTACATAGAAACAATTGTTTGGTTGAGGCGGTTCACTAAATAGAGCTATTTCCTGACCTGACCATCCCTCTTCACGATCCTCTGTCCATACATCTAAGAGTAAATCACGTAAAAACTCAGGATTTTCTTCGGCTCTAGGTGCAGCTAGTAAATGTAAAATTCGAGGATTCCCAATTACTAAAGGTTGATCGGTACTAAAGATGATCGCCTCTTCAGTTTCAGTTCGCAGTGTAGCAACCTCAATCCCCGCAGGAATTGTGTAGGGTTCTGGCAAAGAGGCACTCAGATAAAAAGTTACCTCTGTTTGAGCAGGTGCAGGTGGCTGTAAGCGAATCCCCAGTAATTCTAAAAAAGCAACATAATTACGTCGCGGGACTTGGTTAAACCGCATCAACATCTGATCGGTCAACCAAGCAAATAGTTCGATCAGGGTTACCCCTGGATCGCTAGGGTTATAATTTGTCCATTCTGGACAGTAGCGCGGGATTCTGAGAAGACACTCATTCACCAATTCTGCAAAGGTGCGATCGTCAAGATCTGATTTGGGCAAATTGGGAAGAAAATCAAACTCTTTCGTCATTACACAATGCTCTTAGGTGAATTTGGCGATGATTAGATTTTACTAGCTATGTTTACCCTTCGCGATTAAATACCAAATTATTTTAAAAAGTCGAAACCTATTTTTGTGGCACGGCTAAGCTGCTCTACAAAAATTGGCTCTTTACTAGCCATTTGGGGGCAGTAAATAAAACGGATAAACCAAGCTACGTCTATCATGACTTTCCTTTATTTCATAGAGGATTTTTAGATCTAAACGTCCTCTAATGGGATCTGGCTCTGCATAAACTCCCGTAACTTTAATCCTAGGTTCCCATCTATTCAATGCTTCTTCAACATAGATTCTGGCTAGCAAAATTGTCTGTGGATTCATCGGCGCAAAAGTGAGATGTGATAAGCGACTGCCAAAATTAGGGCGATATACTCGCTCTCCTAATTTAGTATTCAAAATTGTAGCGATCGACTCCTCTAGATTGCGATCGCCGCCATCAGTTTTTAGTTCACCTTGAACATTAATCCGCAAAGGGAACGAAAGCCCTCTACCAAGATAATCGCGATCTAAGTTACTCATAGTTAGTAATACATACTTATGGAATTTGTCCCGTTACTTGTCCAGCAAAATTAATGGAAATTACACCGCCCCAAGTACACATACATTTTGAGGAGTTGTTAAGCGCAGGAAAGTTGTTAATTAATACAGTTGGAGAGCCTGGAACCCAAGGAGCGACAGTCACAGGTATACAAGGCATAGGCGTAAATACTCCTAAAGCTGCTGCTGTGGCGGCGATTACCATTGGATTAGCAGGCGAGTTACACATCCCAAATGGAGGGATATTGGCGATCGGAGCAAAATCCATAATTGACGCGGCGAGAAGTCCTCCTGTCATTACAGGCATCCCCTTAGGGATCACAATCAACGAACTTGGTGCAACTCCAAAACTACATTGAAGCATTGCTCCCATAACAACTTGCTGTCCCATATCTTAATCTCCTCGACTTTTTAATGTTATACCAAAACACAAAAACGACTGCGCCATGTTTGTGTTTTTAAAAACCTCTCTGGGTTTGGTTTTCAATCAAAAGTATCGTCACAGTTTTGTGAATTGGTATTAAAGCGTCTTGCGATGGAGGAAACAACTAATTATTCACTAGGAAATTAATTAATCTTAACTAAACTACCTTTAATCACAGCTATCCCACTTGCATCCACATTAACTATCCCGCCTTTAATTGTATTCGCTCCAGTTGCCTCAACATTGATCACGGGTGCTTCCATTTTAGCTGTAGTCGTACCTTTAATCTGTACTTGCGCTCCTTCAATTACTACACCTGTGTTAGAAATCACTATTTTGTTACTACCCACTTTAAGCGTAATGTTGGTTGTTGCGGTTAAGGTCATATTAGCCGCATTAATCGTTAAATCTTTAGATGTCCCAGATGTACCAGTTTTAACTGTTATATCTCCCGTTGAAGTGAGACTAATTACCTTACTGTTATCATCAGCCCGAAATTTGTGACCACCAGTAGTTTCGAGTTCAACAAATTTATCGCTATCATTTAATCGCAGATTATGACCACCGATTGTATTTAGGTAAACGCCTTTTTTAGTAGGGGATTTATCTTCTTCGACAAATTGCAATTGATGACCAACGCGAGTTTTAA
This genomic stretch from Pseudanabaena galeata CCNP1313 harbors:
- a CDS encoding putative baseplate assembly protein, producing MTKEFDFLPNLPKSDLDDRTFAELVNECLLRIPRYCPEWTNYNPSDPGVTLIELFAWLTDQMLMRFNQVPRRNYVAFLELLGIRLQPPAPAQTEVTFYLSASLPEPYTIPAGIEVATLRTETEEAIIFSTDQPLVIGNPRILHLLAAPRAEENPEFLRDLLLDVWTEDREEGWSGQEIALFSEPPQPNNCFYVVFDGEQPINGNVIALNLKGESATTTGINPNNPPRFWEAWNGNAWQPVLQKESDDRTKGFSFSELANEGTNPLQGAEVIFHLPLTWDVTQFSTYRGRWLRCSYVEPTANQSAYNRSPHIIGMGARAIGGTIKATQCHALVNEILGESNGKSGQVFQLMHQPVLPRQADEYLLITPPIGLPQIWHEVTDFSESTESDLHYIIDSTSGQVQFGPFVQTPNYQSQHTLQRLRIQGEPMQRVVADQTKAIAMNTKSTGTQYGAVPPKGSIIQMVKYRTGGGFRGNVQRGSLRIAKNAIPYVASLTNHISASNGVDAESLDDVAVRVPKMLRTRDRAITQTDFEYLTLIAGDGAVARVMCAPTRRKQEAGTVKLLVVPRVRTESIEQGQGIAPDQFILTKPLIDRVLGYLDERKMLGIQIQLDQPEYVGVCVQTEIALESSYSNPQVQQDIVRQLKVMLYRFLNPITGGVSGQGWEFGRPVYPSDIVKLLQNFQGVRFLGTVQLFELRYENGEWMRRLAPQPMIDPGSVGLICSWRSPRLRSSHVINIVS
- a CDS encoding GPW/gp25 family protein; this translates as MSNLDRDYLGRGLSFPLRINVQGELKTDGGDRNLEESIATILNTKLGERVYRPNFGSRLSHLTFAPMNPQTILLARIYVEEALNRWEPRIKVTGVYAEPDPIRGRLDLKILYEIKESHDRRSLVYPFYLLPPNG
- a CDS encoding DUF4280 domain-containing protein; amino-acid sequence: MGQQVVMGAMLQCSFGVAPSSLIVIPKGMPVMTGGLLAASIMDFAPIANIPPFGMCNSPANPMVIAATAAALGVFTPMPCIPVTVAPWVPGSPTVLINNFPALNNSSKCMCTWGGVISINFAGQVTGQIP
- a CDS encoding phage tail protein; its protein translation is MTQKSKLQALSIRLISMKSPDANEETLASADNLGNPQDNLLRANSDSARSPTKCKLLVNPHEPSEIVVKLKNSSNRSLLTNLRVEGDFPTDWLQIGMEGNELPPYAEMEAVLYFQVPADFFEKQEAIVQGQPLTINYHGQLQVYGGYASSNSEAGFSPRLELFDVEPFRLYVRPPSLYLDFLPDTYREVDFVGRLLKIFEEALEPDVQILDTLWAYLDPMLAPQTMLPFLAHWVGWETSPNLDVERQRYLIKQAMQIYRWRGTRRGLRFYIHLFTGLPLDEHLPEAEKHISIFEITGRGFVLSEAILGQSASTGGGRPFHFVVRIRNDLQNSLDLPLIHRIIEREKPVFCTYDLEVI